The Plasmodium vinckei vinckei genome assembly, chromosome: PVVCY_14 genome window below encodes:
- a CDS encoding cutA, putative: MRATIFIFYIMFFLQYILTKERSNKLLFDAFFINNIFKHNSTKNIYTFKKKYKTFSTNNSINKMGDNNNPFVAVYVTTPTKEVAESISNILLNEKLASCINIIPGILSLYHWKGEIAKDNEFLMMIKTKKHLFDQIVKTVKSNHPYEVPEVISVPIQQGSSDYLNWISNSVKPDETDEKK, from the exons atGCGTGCcacaatatttatattttatataatgttttttttgcaatACATTTTAACTAAGGAAAGGTCTAATAAACTACTTTTTGatgctttttttataaataatatttttaaacataattcgacaaaaaacatatataccttcaaaaaaaaatataaaacattttcaaCAAATAATtccataaataaaatgggaGATAATAACAACCCTTTTGTAGCAGTGTATGTAACAACCCCAACCAAGGAAGTTGCAGAATCG atatctaatatattgttaaaTGAGAAATTAGCTAGctgcataaatataattcccGGAATACTTAGTCTATATCATTGGAAAGGCGAAATAGCG AAAGATAACGAATTCTTAATGAtgattaaaacaaaaaaacatttattcGACCAAATTGTGAAGACTGTAAAATCAAATCATCCCTATGAAGTGCCCGAG GTAATCTCTGTCCCAATCCAACAAGGAAGCAGT GACTATCTAAATTGGATATCGAATTCGGTTAAACCTGATGAAACtgacgaaaaaaaataa